A genomic stretch from Limnobacter thiooxidans includes:
- a CDS encoding copper-binding protein, with product MKNVLKSSAIALLLLSASAAYANDHTVHVGGHEHTNKPKAQVTRQTELAEGEIRKINKSTGKITVKHGEIKSVEMPPMTMVFGVADKAMLEGLNEGDKVKFNVKQEGSNYTVTEIRKAQ from the coding sequence ATGAAAAATGTATTGAAATCAAGTGCGATTGCCTTGCTCTTGTTGAGTGCAAGTGCCGCTTATGCCAACGACCATACGGTGCACGTTGGTGGTCACGAGCACACGAACAAACCCAAAGCTCAAGTGACCCGCCAAACGGAACTTGCCGAAGGGGAAATTCGCAAGATCAACAAGAGCACCGGCAAGATCACTGTTAAGCATGGTGAAATCAAGAGTGTTGAAATGCCGCCCATGACCATGGTGTTTGGTGTCGCCGACAAAGCCATGCTGGAAGGCTTGAATGAAGGCGACAAGGTGAAGTTCAATGTGAAGCAGGAAGGCTCGAATTACACCGTGACTGAAATCAGAAAAGCGCAGTAA
- a CDS encoding cupredoxin domain-containing protein, whose translation MLKFSGIVLACVALMGYMGNIAFAHGEKKGNTAPVVKEQTAWGIAGHASKVVRTIDVSMGDDMRFKPGRMEVREGETIRFVVRNTGALLHEFVIGTPAENARHAELMLKFPGMEHDEPYMAHVAPGKAGEIVWLFNKAGEFEFACLMAGHFQAGMVGTITVTAK comes from the coding sequence ATGTTGAAGTTTTCTGGAATTGTTTTGGCCTGTGTTGCGTTAATGGGCTATATGGGCAATATTGCGTTCGCTCACGGCGAGAAGAAAGGGAATACGGCGCCAGTGGTGAAGGAACAAACTGCCTGGGGCATTGCGGGTCATGCTTCAAAGGTAGTTCGCACCATTGATGTCAGCATGGGTGACGACATGCGATTCAAGCCGGGCAGGATGGAAGTACGAGAAGGTGAAACCATTCGTTTTGTGGTCCGCAACACGGGTGCTTTGCTGCATGAATTTGTGATTGGAACACCTGCCGAGAATGCCAGGCATGCCGAGTTGATGCTGAAGTTTCCGGGCATGGAACACGACGAGCCGTACATGGCGCATGTGGCCCCAGGCAAAGCTGGCGAAATTGTGTGGCTGTTCAACAAGGCGGGTGAATTTGAATTTGCCTGTTTGATGGCAGGTCATTTTCAGGCGGGCATGGTGGGTACAATCACCGTAACAGCCAAATAA
- a CDS encoding copper oxidase gives MTSRRDFFKAAALTGGAVAAASVSKVAMSALPEPVLQTSPDTMPPLVPNTGRPYNPVVTLNGWTLPWRMNQGVKEFHLVAEPVLREMAPGMTAHLWGYNGQSPGPTIEVVEGDRVRIFVTNKLPEHTSVHWHGQRLPNGMDGVTGLNQPGIPAGKTFVYEFEARRPGTFMYHPHADEMVQMAMGMMGFWVTHPKNKHPLISDVDRDYCFLLNAYDIDPGAYTPKIMTMLDFNLWTWNSRLFPGISPLVARKNDRVRLRVGNLTMTNHPIHIHGHEFEVTGTDGGPTPKAGRWPEVTVDIAVGQMRQMEFIASEEGDWAFHCHKSHHTMNAMGHDVPTMIGVDHRGMTKKITKLIPDYMVMGERGMADMSEMQMPLPDNTLPMMTGEGPFGSVEMGGMFSMLKVRKDQKPGDYSDPGWYKHPEGTIAYEFTGELAKPARSSGAGQPSMKLAQKQQPHIELKVRKPTGHAGH, from the coding sequence ATGACTTCCAGACGAGATTTTTTTAAAGCAGCAGCACTGACAGGCGGTGCAGTGGCTGCCGCAAGCGTGAGCAAAGTGGCGATGAGCGCCTTGCCCGAACCGGTTTTACAAACTTCGCCGGACACCATGCCCCCTCTGGTGCCCAACACAGGGCGGCCTTACAACCCGGTGGTGACCCTCAATGGCTGGACCTTGCCTTGGCGGATGAATCAGGGTGTGAAGGAATTCCACCTGGTGGCTGAACCCGTGTTGCGTGAAATGGCACCCGGCATGACCGCCCACCTGTGGGGTTACAACGGCCAAAGCCCCGGCCCCACTATTGAAGTAGTGGAAGGCGACCGCGTGCGTATTTTTGTGACCAACAAGTTGCCCGAGCACACCAGCGTGCACTGGCATGGCCAGCGTTTGCCCAATGGAATGGATGGGGTGACGGGCTTGAACCAGCCTGGTATTCCTGCCGGAAAAACTTTTGTGTATGAATTTGAGGCCCGCAGGCCCGGCACCTTCATGTACCACCCGCATGCTGATGAAATGGTGCAAATGGCCATGGGCATGATGGGGTTCTGGGTGACGCACCCGAAAAACAAGCACCCGCTGATCAGTGATGTGGATCGCGATTACTGCTTTTTGCTCAACGCCTATGACATTGATCCAGGTGCCTACACACCGAAAATCATGACCATGCTCGACTTCAATTTGTGGACCTGGAACAGCCGCCTGTTTCCGGGTATTTCGCCCTTGGTGGCACGCAAAAATGATCGGGTTCGACTTCGCGTGGGCAACCTGACCATGACCAATCACCCCATTCACATTCATGGCCACGAGTTTGAAGTGACCGGCACAGACGGCGGGCCTACACCCAAGGCAGGCCGATGGCCCGAAGTGACCGTGGACATTGCGGTGGGGCAAATGCGGCAAATGGAATTCATTGCGAGTGAAGAGGGCGACTGGGCATTTCATTGCCACAAAAGCCACCACACCATGAATGCCATGGGCCACGATGTGCCCACGATGATTGGTGTTGATCATCGTGGCATGACGAAAAAAATCACCAAGCTGATACCTGATTACATGGTGATGGGTGAGCGCGGCATGGCCGACATGTCGGAAATGCAAATGCCCTTGCCCGACAATACTCTGCCCATGATGACGGGGGAAGGACCGTTTGGTTCGGTTGAAATGGGTGGCATGTTCAGCATGCTGAAGGTGCGCAAGGATCAAAAGCCTGGTGATTATTCAGACCCTGGCTGGTACAAACACCCCGAGGGCACTATTGCCTATGAGTTTACGGGTGAACTGGCCAAGCCTGCGCGCAGTAGCGGTGCCGGCCAACCGAGCATGAAACTGGCGCAAAAGCAGCAGCCCCACATCGAATTGAAGGTACGCAAGCCAACGGGTCATGCGGGACATTGA
- a CDS encoding TolC family protein, with product MNTAPAVQKTSIALAVLLLAGCATVNINESIEQTNQELNGFTKGQLSLVQTDAQRQAMAAKASDILKEPLSQPAAVELMLTHSPQFQTVLAESWAQAALAAQGGRIHNPVFAFERLRIRDELELGRLLSFGLLDLLSFPARQGIARTQIDRAQLQLTGNVVDQVTQVRQAWVDAVAAQQAHTYAQQVFESAQTSAELARRMQEVGNFTRLQRARQHSFYADAAVNLAATRHKATSSREALVRMLGLSSEQAAQLKLPERLPDLPEAPKAPSEVAKRGEDRLDVRMAKQGFEASVKSQGLGNIASFLDIEAGVRYDTDFENDTGERSNKKGYEIELALPIFDWGGMKRDAMNANTLAAANRLEATLRNAQSTLRESYSAYRTTYDIARHYRDEILPLKQTIADENLLRYNGMFIGVFELLADSRDQVNTVVQAINAQADFWRADAALQATVVGKPMTVSVSGAAANAGGNAGGGH from the coding sequence AGCCTTGTTCAAACTGATGCGCAGCGCCAGGCCATGGCAGCCAAGGCCAGTGACATATTAAAAGAACCCTTGAGCCAGCCTGCAGCGGTGGAACTAATGCTGACCCACAGCCCGCAGTTTCAAACCGTACTGGCCGAGAGTTGGGCGCAAGCAGCCCTGGCTGCACAGGGCGGCCGCATCCACAACCCGGTGTTTGCGTTCGAGCGTTTGCGCATCAGGGATGAGCTGGAGCTTGGCCGTTTGCTCAGTTTTGGTCTGCTTGACTTGCTAAGCTTTCCGGCCCGGCAAGGCATTGCCCGCACGCAAATTGACCGGGCGCAATTGCAGTTGACCGGCAACGTGGTCGATCAGGTGACGCAGGTTCGCCAGGCCTGGGTTGACGCAGTGGCTGCCCAACAGGCGCATACCTACGCGCAGCAGGTGTTTGAAAGTGCGCAGACCAGCGCTGAGCTGGCCCGGCGCATGCAGGAAGTGGGCAATTTTACCCGCTTGCAGCGTGCACGCCAGCACAGCTTTTATGCCGATGCGGCCGTGAATTTGGCTGCCACCCGGCACAAGGCAACCAGCAGCCGCGAGGCCCTGGTTCGCATGCTGGGTTTGAGCAGTGAGCAGGCAGCACAATTGAAGCTGCCCGAGCGCCTGCCCGATTTGCCTGAAGCACCAAAGGCCCCTTCTGAGGTGGCCAAGCGGGGTGAAGACCGCCTGGATGTGCGCATGGCCAAACAGGGTTTTGAGGCCAGCGTCAAATCGCAGGGGTTGGGCAATATAGCCAGCTTTCTGGACATTGAAGCGGGTGTGCGTTACGACACTGATTTTGAAAACGACACGGGCGAGCGCAGCAACAAAAAAGGGTATGAGATTGAATTGGCCCTGCCGATTTTTGACTGGGGCGGCATGAAACGCGACGCCATGAATGCCAATACCCTGGCTGCGGCCAACCGGCTTGAAGCCACCCTACGAAATGCGCAATCCACCCTGCGGGAAAGCTACTCGGCTTACCGCACCACCTACGACATTGCACGCCATTACCGCGATGAAATCTTGCCACTGAAGCAAACCATCGCCGATGAAAACCTGCTGCGTTACAACGGTATGTTCATTGGGGTGTTTGAACTGTTGGCAGACAGTCGCGACCAGGTGAATACGGTTGTTCAAGCCATCAACGCCCAAGCTGATTTCTGGCGGGCCGATGCGGCCTTGCAAGCCACCGTGGTGGGCAAGCCCATGACGGTGTCGGTCAGCGGTGCGGCAGCAAATGCTGGCGGCAACGCCGGCGGTGGCCATTGA